DNA sequence from the Vicia villosa cultivar HV-30 ecotype Madison, WI linkage group LG3, Vvil1.0, whole genome shotgun sequence genome:
aaatatcagtgaatccggcggaccacgagaaaactgcttttacatgtccttttggcgttttcgcttaccgaagaatgccatttggactatgtaatgctcctgcaacatttcaaaggtgcatgcaagctatcttctcagatttgatcgaaaaaagcattgaggtgttcatggatgatttttctgtgtacgggtcatcatttgacttgtgcttgaagaaccttgatgtggtgatggaaagatgcattgaaacaaatttggttctcaactgggagaaatgcactttcatggtgacggatgggattgttcttggccacaaggtttcttcaaaggggcttgaggttgatccggcaaaaattgaagttattgaaaaacttccccctccggtgaatgtgaaaggcataaggagcttcttaggacatgctgggttctatagaagattcatcaaggatttctccaaggtcgcaaagcctttgagtaatttgctcaacaaaggtatggaattNNNNNNNNNNNNNNNNNNNNNNNNNNNNNNNNNNNNNNNNNNNNNNNNNNNNNNNNNNNNNNNNNNNNNNNNNNNNNNNNNNNNNNNNNNNNNNNNNNNNCAATGTTGctcactgttgcaccccaaaatttgcccattttatTTATACCCAAGTGGCTTTCAtattacattcatgtacatacctcatataggtcattcatacattcatccatatcacagttaaggttcaagaaaattgacaaaaagagcTTCTATCAAGAAAATCCCTTGGTTCAGAAGAAAGGATCTGAAGTCTGATTATAGAGGATCATTTCCACCAGCATACTCCCAAAATCAGGTTTTTGTTTCTCTCCAGTTTAAGGCtctgatcaaaagatgcaatccTCAAGTTCAAGGTTTTCAAGATAGGGTTGTTGACccaagtcaaccctgttgactttctgTTAAAAATATAATCAGAAAAAGATTCTAAATGCAAAATATGGTTGCCCTGAAGAAATATATTCATTGAAGCCTctttggttgaaaattgattgagaattagatcgGAAACGGgctaatcgggaaattcatctgaaatcagaaaaatcaggaaaatattgactttttagtcaaaatcAGAGTCAACTGGCAACATTGATTATTTGGTGGAAAATtgatcaagaaaagtcaaagaaataaataaaatcaagaaattatCAAAGTTACCCAAAattggaaagttagttgaaaattGAAGTTGCCATAAAAAGAAAGTTCTACACTTAGAATAATTTTGGAAAGTTTGAGAATGGTTGAGCAGTCAACTTCAGTCCCATTTTACACATGGATCAAAGCTCTATTTCAAGACAAGGTTAACAGGAACATTCTTCCATTCTTGGCATACTACAATTTTGTAGTTGAAGGTTTTCTCATCTGAGGCCTGGATTTCGAGTTATGGGACGTGGAAGCTTGAAGATTAAAACTGAATCATGCTGAGTTTCCAGGCAGAATTTCCCGCCAACGCAAGCAATAGATCGAACACATGGTGTGCCTTATTAGAAGTTAATTTGAGAGCATTACAAGAGCCCTAAAAATTCAAACTTGGTGTTAATATCTTCTCTCCCATCTCCTCTATCCAAAGAGCTCAAGATCAAGAATTTTAGTTGTGTGGTTGCCAAGTTATGGGGTCTCGAAGTCACATATTTGAAATTGCATCCGGTCAGCGCCATAGGCTAAGTCATGCCTGGCTCGCGCTTTGCGTAAAGATAGTGGTACATCACATAATTCATAGCCACGCTTCTCGCACTTGCAGTCACTTTTTTGGAACACATTCAAGAGCAATGTTCTTCTCCCTCGTGCCCTCTTTACCATGACCATAGATTGAATTTAAATGGTGATTTGTAACTAGATTTATAGATAAATAAAGTCTTCATCATGGACATGTTGAGTGTGGGCGAAGCTTGAATTTTGTTGCCACTAATACTTCCAGTCACTGCTCCAAATGCCTATACGAAGTTCTGCACACATGAAAGTGGAGAAGACCTTATCATATATGATGCATGTTCATTGGATAAAGGAGGGAACTAATGAGCCACCTATGCTCTTCACATCTGTCTCCAACAGTAGCCACGCTTTGAACTTGTTCTTCATCCAACACATAACCATTCTTGAACTTCTCCCTCTAAAGGAAAACATTGAAGCAAAAGGGCTGTCACGAGAAAAGAGTAGGAAGGTTACTCATAAATGGCCATACACTATACTGTACACGTAAAATACAAAGAGAGAGTTTACCCAAAATGCATGTAGCTTGTTCATTAAGTTTAGAAAAAAGCTACAATACATACACCACACAATAAGCTCCAATACCTCCCATATATAAACAACAACCTTTCACAAAACGGGGGAGGATTTTCTTTTCTCAGTTTCCACACTCTCATCTCATCTTTCTCTCCTCTCATctcatccactctcactcctaaaGGTTTTCCCTAACAAACTCTTCATCAAAACTTCAACCTTCaacacatcatcatcatcacaaatctTCACTATCCTTCAACCACCACCATAGCTTTCTCTCATCAAGATCATCATTATCCATGGAGGTTCTGAGCAAGAGCAAGATCCTACTTCAACATGTGCGATACTGAGCTTGCTTCCCACTCGGTGTAGTGATTCTCTGAAGTTCCTTCGTCATTAACATCATCACCAAGCGTGGATTAATAGCATTGTGCTCCTTTCTTTGAATCAAGATTCGCAACCAGTAAGTGATCCCTTTCCCTTgcattagaagcatgtataggcctggaacccgtcatcagggattgggttaggatttagaccaccatgtttgcattgaAGTTGTTGCATATTCATTGAGCATGTATTCTGTTTGCGTGATATAGACCTCTTATGAGTGTATGGATTGCGTATTTGAGTTTCTTGCAGCATGAGGATTACTTTGGTACCTATTTTGTGTGTTTTAGAGTAGATCTTGAATGTTAGGGTTTACATAAGTTGGTTCGGTTTGAATGatagagagagaattgagagaaactAATGGTAGATCCTTGATCTACACGAAAAATGGAGCAGGAAGGTggtccctttttatttttctgaGAAATCGGATCGAGCTCCGCCGTGGGAGcaaacggagaagacgaccggaataGTGATTCCGGCGTCAGCCTCTCTTTCCCTTCCGTTTCCGATCTGGACGCGTGGCAATTTGAGATTGGCTGCGTTTCCCActcttttgcttttgtttttttgttcACATGATTGAGATGCAAGGTGGCATAACGTGATTGGCTAGGGCTTTGTTTTTGTCTTTTAGTAACTTAAAAGAGACTTGACCAATTGATGTGCATGTGGTGATATTCACGTTACAATAATACTTGTGCTGGCTGAATAATAATTGAAACCAAATAAAAGTGACATGTGAAGAAATTTGAGCCACGTTTTGATATGGGCCTAGCGCCAGTTAATTCATACACCCCCAAGAATCAGGCCCACACGCCAATAACTAGATTTCAGTTCAGTCCCTTTACTACTACACCCCATCCATAGGCAGAATTAGTATTTTGTTTCAAATTGCTTTCTCTCTAACTTTTGATTCACAATATAGTTTTCCTTCgaataaaaaatgtgaaaaaatacgTTTCAAATAAAATCACACGTGTAAATAATTGTGGTTTTTTttctagatttttagaaattgttttcctatttttaataaatcatttctttcaacatgttcattgtgtctttaagtttgatcggttttgcaaattaattttgtttaataccttaggagtagaatttgattgccattttttgtgtgatatcagtaggctcatataccatattgtgtgaaaaaaataaaagtttaattctatgttttggttaggttttcattagattttctatacccgatttatgtgcgttcctaaacggataaccatgcgaatttgacctataatttgctttgcatttatgcaattgacttagtttctttttgtacatataagtagggatgtttagaggtcctaggacctggagttgaatttttcaagtcatgttttcttattctacccgatttttctttttcacttgtaaataacttacctttggttaacgattgcaccataacttgtccgaatgacctataattttgtatgaaacttcttgacttgttttgtgattgcttagacaccttttagaggtcattagctactgactcatagcatttgattacatctttctaacttcactcctattttgaattctattaactagtttttgacctagttttgtctagtttttgttagaactttgtgttgcttcaagttaattgactaacatagattggcataaggtcttagacctataaatgaactaattgctactgactttaaaCTTAGCTCATGTTTTCACtcgctttttgttttgattaattgatgtttgttcactaattgttaagtaacaattcatgcgatactttggtaacttcttgtgaatatcTTCGTGTGATGccgtgatgcttttgtgtttgatttaggacacttatttccttggtttgctaatgccctagggctctcttctcatcttgttggagttgtaactccattcttttgccatgttcccttagactcttccttctttgttaagaggaattgagataggttaggatagttatccttgaccttagggccattagacttagattagaataacttagattagagaataggttagttcccttttgttcattctttttccttttcaactttaaaacactaataaataaagaggcgaatcacattaagaaagtgatagagaaatgagtgggattcattccctaatctgtttctcaatcacttagtggcatagaaatgagtgggattcattccctaatctgtttctcggtcactacttaatgggagagaaatgagtgggattcattccctaatctgtttctcaaacattaactaatgggatagaaatgagtgggattcattccctaatctgtttcttgaacattatataatgggatagaagtgagtgggattcattccctaatctgcttctcgatcattatgcattttatgtgattctaatcgcaaagtaaatccccttaaaaaatacccaaccaaaaacatttaaaacacttaataaaggctcgaattaaaacaaagtgacgaagtggtgcgaaaccttgtattgggttttgttcatcatgtagttacataaaaaacacaaaccaaagttcattctgctattaagaacatgttgagtccatccagaactaggcgtataagtctccaaaggtcgagcatcgtggattgtgaccttaaccgctgttcaactaaaaaacacaaaacaaatggaaactatggagccgaactacggtcgttctgattcctgaaaaggatacgtaggcattgggtcgcggggcctaagcgaacacacttgtaaataattccttcttttccccgtatttcttttgcattcattcgcatttaggttttagacatagatacaccctttagatagaaacaaacataggtggataccatcgagtacgatgggcgtgaggggtgctaacaccttccccttgcgtaaccgactcccgtaccccgttctctggtcgaaagaccttgttcttgtttcgagttaggtttctggtattcctttcccgcgatgggataaatatattagtggcgactctgattccatttttcgcggtagcgacagctggcgactctgctggggatgttgatagacctgttgctggtccatccttagttgagtcgatcctagcctgcgtttgtttttttatttactgggtgtttatttgtttttatgtctataccttgtatatatgtttacatgtttacttttttgcttgcatatcatgtttatttctgtttgcacatcatgcatatggattatattctgtgttccttggggtcttctgttctgttttgcaggttgggtgggttgttctatgaggtaaaaggcccaatacccaggccagagtggacacataggatacctaggatagagtggatagtcatgacgccaacagaatgtcaggttctgttgattgcgatcatgagacccacgaccagctgagactcgaatgggataccgttgttggcatgtatttgcaacaatgacggtgtttcaggagagttgctaacgctggagaccttttgacctaccttgacctagattcacctgtgagtggggtgggatattcatgacaggtaccgttggtgactgttctgttatgttggtgactatggttctCATGGGTTTGCGGTATCTATGCCGGATTTTGGTCCTGCGACATCCGATCCTGTTCAGAAGAAACATacacttctcctatgtggggagGAGCTTTCATTGCATCATAATCATCATAGcatgtttaatttcaaaaaaagaagaagaaaaaaaagaaaaaaaagaagaaaaaagaaaaaagaaaaaagagattaacattcatatgcatgccatttttcaggtaTCCAAAGTCAACACTTCTCATCAAGAATGGCTAACAGTGTGACCGTCAACAAAAAGACTACGAAGCATACCTTCTCTTGCAGTTTCTACCGTGAGGATATAACACCTTTGGTTCGATTGGGCACCCGAGTTACTGGGCAAAATCTGGATGAATTCAGAAAGACTTATGGCCACATTCTGCTTATGTTAACTACTCGTATTGATGAGTGGGGTCTCTACACTCTTCTTCAGTTTTATGATTCTGAGCTGCGCTGCTTTACCTTTCAAGATTACCAATTAGCCCCTACCCTCGAAGAGTATGCACACATTCTTCAAATCAAAGTTCGACATAAGGTTCCTTTTGTGTGTGCACCCGAGAAGCCCAAAATGGATCGCattgctggtgctctttatttgagcatgaaggacgttaaggataactggaagcctaatggtgggaCCCATGGATTCTATGTGAAATTTCTGATGAGGGAAGCTGAAACCCTTGCTGATAAGGAAAAgtggaaagaattcaatgctctccTGGCCGTCATGATCTATGGATTAGTGATGTTCCCGAATATTCCAAATTTTGTTGATCTCACTGCCATTTGTCTCTTCATGGATCAAAATCCTGTACCCACTCTGTTGGCCGACACTTATTATGCCATCCATTCTAGGTATGGAAAAAAGGGATCAGTTGGGGGTTGTTTGCCAATACTGTACGAATGGTTTTCTTCACATTTGCCTAAAAGCGGAGCATTTGTCACTACAAGAGATTCACAAAAGTGGCCCCAAAGGATTATGGGACTTACTGCAAATGATATCGTTTGGTATCACCTCCGAACGGACATCGAGCAAGTTATAACCAGATGTGGAAGTTTTGGCAATGTTCCTCTCATAGGGACAAAAGGAGTTATCAACTATAATCCGAAGCTAGCACTGCGCCAGTTGGGTTTTGTACTAAAGGACAAGCCTTTGGATAAAGAGATATTTGAGTCcgtttgttttgaaaaaggaaCCGATCCAGAAGGTTTGGAGAAAGTAAGGAGTGCGTGGAACAAAATTCATACAGAAGACCGAACTACCTTGGGGGGAAAGAATGCCATTGCTAAGAAAGCTTATACtgaatgggttgaagaaagaGTTAAGGAGCGCCTgctgcctttcccgaaggttagccCTCTATATGAACAACCACCTGAGATTTTAACTGCCACTGTACCAGCTGAGGAGTACAACCAAGTACATGTGGAGAATATCAGGTTGCGAGAAAAAGGGGAAGACGCTAAAATAAAGTACTTCTTGGTGGATCAgaaaagggctgaattagcacatgaggttaaaatgctgaaaggaggatcttccagagttcaaaaaaGGGCTAGAACTGAAAAGGGTGAAAGAGCTACCACTGTTCGTATTGAGTACCATCAAAGGGTTATAGAAGAAGCGGTAAAGAAAGCAGAAGAAAAGCTCAAGCAAGAGTACAGAGAAGATTTAAGGGTTCACAAGCTCAGAGtagagaaagaggctagggccgaggtaaagggtttgaaaaagaagcttgaagaggaaaCCACTCAGAGGGTAGCAATcaagaagaagcttgaagaggaaaTTACTCAAAGGTTAGCCGTGGAGACACAACTCAAAGGTAGTCATCTCCGTtccgctcgactaacagaagagaatgcAAAGCTCAGAAACCAGATAGCAGAAATGGAAAGTACATCTGAAAAGAATACCCTCCCTGATTGCAAAGGATGTGAGAGCTTGGTGGCCCACTGTGATATGTTAGATGGGCAGTTGTTTCGCAAAGATGTGGTGATTCAAAGTTTTGTCAAAGGAAGAGACCGAGAAGTGACTAAGAAGATGTtcgatgaaactaagaagtggagcgacgagcaCTTTAAAC
Encoded proteins:
- the LOC131658021 gene encoding uncharacterized protein LOC131658021, which encodes MANSVTVNKKTTKHTFSCSFYREDITPLVRLGTRVTGQNLDEFRKTYGHILLMLTTRIDEWGLYTLLQFYDSELRCFTFQDYQLAPTLEEYAHILQIKVRHKDNWKPNGGTHGFYVKFLMREAETLADKEKWKEFNALLAVMIYGLVMFPNIPNFVDLTAICLFMDQNPVPTLLADTYYAIHSRYGKKGSVGGCLPILYEWFSSHLPKSGAFVTTRDSQKWPQRIMGLTANDIVWYHLRTDIEQVITRCGSFGNVPLIGTKGVINYNPKLALRQLGFVLKDKPLDKEIFESVCFEKGTDPEGLEKVRSAWNKIHTEDRTTLGGKNAIAKKAYTEWVEERVKERLLPFPKVSPLYEQPPEILTATVPAEEYNQVHVENIRLREKGEDAKIKYFLVDQKRAELAHERVAIKKKLEEEITQRLAVETQLKGSHLRSARLTEENAKLRNQIAEMESTSEKNTLPDCKGCESLVAHCDMLDGQLFRKDVVIQSFVKGRDREVTKKMFDETKKWSDEHFKQGGPLFYTQMD